Proteins encoded together in one Dysgonomonas mossii window:
- a CDS encoding YpoC family protein, with amino-acid sequence MIDKNDFIELEEQIEPLVKQKQLKTDKARQLLDQYYKLIMDYFKQINEIEEFDIDNIEQYPVVPMNFSERYQYINQRIYHFMGYRQMVTLKDELIKMNARYQLQLKRKRNSQK; translated from the coding sequence ATGATAGATAAAAATGACTTTATAGAACTAGAAGAACAAATAGAACCGTTAGTAAAGCAAAAGCAATTAAAAACTGATAAAGCACGACAACTTCTAGATCAATATTACAAACTGATTATGGACTATTTTAAACAAATCAATGAAATAGAAGAGTTTGATATAGATAATATAGAACAATATCCAGTAGTACCTATGAACTTTTCAGAAAGATATCAATATATTAATCAGCGAATCTATCACTTTATGGGATATAGACAAATGGTGACACTTAAAGATGAATTGATTAAGATGAATGCGAGATATCAATTGCAACTAAAAAGAAAACGAAACTCACAAAAATAA